One segment of Bacillus alkalisoli DNA contains the following:
- a CDS encoding sensor domain-containing diguanylate cyclase: MDEKLNYAPCGYLTLSDNGTILCINQTLLTILNYDIEEVQEEHVNLILTKPSRIIFQIYFFPRMKVEEKVEEMHITLKLKNGQNLPVLLNGVRIKRDGLIINDCILFPMKQRYEHEKVILAAKKDAEESEKKKVQAISELEKVKIELEYKQKELLELNRKLQRLAVTDELTGLFNRRSYKEALYKNLSLFKETSILFSLLLIDIDYFKRINDNFGHLVGDQILQKFANLLKHELREDDFAARYGGEEFTLILPNTNINESIIVAERIRKSIETAEWTIPSVTVSIGVATTRKGDTKKSIQSRADAALYASKHKGRNKITHASQMV, translated from the coding sequence ATGGACGAAAAGTTGAACTATGCTCCATGCGGCTATTTGACACTTTCCGATAACGGTACGATTTTATGTATAAATCAAACTTTGCTTACAATACTTAACTACGATATCGAAGAGGTGCAAGAGGAACATGTTAATCTTATATTAACAAAACCTAGTCGAATAATTTTCCAAATTTACTTTTTTCCTAGGATGAAAGTAGAAGAAAAAGTAGAAGAAATGCACATTACATTAAAATTAAAAAACGGTCAAAATCTGCCTGTTCTTCTTAATGGGGTGCGTATAAAACGAGATGGTTTGATTATAAATGATTGTATCCTATTTCCGATGAAACAACGGTATGAGCATGAAAAAGTAATTTTAGCTGCAAAAAAAGATGCGGAAGAAAGTGAAAAAAAGAAAGTACAGGCAATTTCTGAACTTGAAAAAGTGAAAATCGAGTTAGAATACAAACAAAAGGAATTGTTAGAATTAAATAGAAAATTACAACGATTAGCTGTGACTGACGAATTAACTGGGTTATTTAATCGGAGGAGTTACAAAGAAGCATTATATAAGAACCTATCATTGTTTAAAGAAACATCTATTCTATTTTCACTTCTCTTAATTGACATTGACTATTTTAAAAGGATCAATGACAATTTTGGTCACTTAGTAGGGGATCAAATTCTTCAAAAGTTTGCGAACCTACTAAAGCATGAGTTAAGAGAAGATGATTTTGCTGCCCGTTATGGCGGAGAGGAGTTTACATTGATTCTCCCAAATACAAATATCAATGAATCCATCATTGTTGCAGAACGGATCCGAAAAAGTATAGAAACCGCAGAGTGGACAATCCCTTCTGTCACAGTCAGCATTGGGGTGGCAACTACTAGGAAGGGGGATACGAAAAAATCAATTCAATCTAGAGCTGATGCAGCGTTATATGCATCAAAACATAAAGGTCGAAACAAGATCACACATGCTTCACAAATGGTGTGA
- a CDS encoding helix-turn-helix transcriptional regulator, producing METFTFENIKSYQSFASLKEMNEVVRRFLYTYKSSLSNAAIEVVRYIAKHSCKVIGVSFSKNETIANALNISLRTVTRSISKLVELGILKKIHTFRENGKQGVNLLVIVPFFSTKVSTYHDQAGDHPNKTSKKLDSLCENKKPIYDKKGKSVNPLFSSLLDKKNLKKDPTEYIDSSYLPSFIHPEFVKVADPFFTAVEIFSLWGRVNTAYNKIHFDRPLEELIPTVVQSLKVSIFYAKKQKDS from the coding sequence ATGGAAACGTTCACTTTTGAAAATATCAAAAGCTATCAAAGTTTTGCTAGTTTGAAAGAAATGAACGAGGTGGTGCGGAGGTTTTTATATACGTACAAATCATCATTGTCGAATGCGGCCATTGAAGTCGTTCGGTATATTGCCAAACATTCTTGTAAAGTAATTGGTGTCTCTTTTTCCAAAAACGAAACGATCGCAAATGCATTGAATATTAGTTTACGAACGGTAACACGTTCTATTTCGAAATTAGTCGAGCTTGGTATCCTAAAGAAAATACATACTTTCCGGGAGAATGGCAAGCAAGGTGTCAATTTGCTAGTCATTGTGCCTTTTTTTTCAACCAAAGTGTCCACCTATCATGACCAGGCAGGTGACCACCCTAATAAAACTAGTAAGAAACTAGATTCACTCTGTGAGAATAAAAAACCTATTTACGATAAAAAGGGAAAATCGGTCAATCCCCTATTTTCTTCCCTTTTGGATAAGAAAAATTTAAAGAAAGATCCTACTGAATATATTGATAGCAGCTACTTACCTAGTTTTATCCATCCGGAATTTGTGAAGGTTGCTGATCCATTTTTTACTGCAGTTGAAATATTTTCCCTATGGGGTCGTGTTAATACTGCCTATAACAAAATACATTTTGATCGTCCATTAGAGGAACTTATCCCTACAGTTGTTCAATCGTTGAAAGTATCTATTTTTTATGCAAAAAAACAAAAAGATTCATAA
- a CDS encoding DUF2207 family protein, producing MARIHWKFLVPFITILMILLLLNIWLKAKNEKATVLHALPQDFTVPKLILSLPATISYMNYQQVLPETTAAAILDLVRKGNVKKVEEGRFLLIHSNGLLEHERWLVEWLFDEISAKDEFTFDDITPYLQNKENHTKYVKMEWEWKQAIRKEVLSAGFYDKKVGFRLLLGFLSIAFIPLIVLFAIHGLNLFGVTMTVVALFLLVISVFYSPKTLDGVKTSIEWKNFQQKLQHITQADWLKLTEDEKMRAFIYGLGKNDKIIKKQNESFIKAFQAPSNQVNVYSFDPSWLIIATIASTNFRTANETTTPSGSSGGTIGGGGSGKVVVEVDLELFSWGLKGQKP from the coding sequence ATGGCTAGAATACATTGGAAATTTTTAGTTCCATTCATCACCATTTTAATGATTCTACTTTTACTTAATATTTGGCTAAAAGCGAAAAATGAAAAGGCTACTGTGCTACATGCATTGCCACAAGATTTCACTGTTCCGAAACTAATTTTATCACTACCCGCGACAATCTCGTACATGAATTATCAGCAAGTATTGCCGGAAACTACCGCAGCCGCAATATTAGACTTAGTGAGAAAAGGGAATGTAAAAAAGGTTGAAGAAGGCAGATTTCTTTTAATACATAGTAACGGTTTACTAGAACATGAGCGTTGGCTAGTAGAATGGTTATTTGACGAAATCAGTGCTAAAGATGAGTTTACATTTGACGATATAACACCCTATTTACAAAATAAAGAAAACCACACAAAATACGTTAAAATGGAATGGGAATGGAAACAAGCGATAAGAAAAGAGGTGCTAAGTGCAGGCTTTTATGATAAAAAGGTAGGTTTCCGCCTTTTGCTTGGCTTTCTTAGTATAGCCTTCATACCACTCATTGTCTTATTTGCAATTCATGGGTTAAACCTTTTTGGTGTGACGATGACAGTAGTAGCTTTATTTTTGTTAGTGATTTCTGTTTTTTACAGTCCAAAAACGTTGGATGGGGTAAAAACATCGATAGAATGGAAAAACTTTCAGCAAAAGTTACAACATATTACACAAGCAGATTGGCTGAAGCTAACGGAAGATGAAAAAATGCGTGCGTTTATTTACGGTCTAGGGAAAAATGATAAGATAATAAAAAAGCAAAATGAATCGTTTATTAAAGCTTTTCAAGCTCCATCTAACCAAGTAAACGTTTATAGTTTTGATCCAAGCTGGCTTATCATAGCCACAATTGCATCAACAAATTTCCGCACAGCAAATGAAACGACAACGCCTTCTGGCAGTTCAGGAGGTACTATAGGTGGAGGTGGTTCTGGTAAAGTGGTGGTGGAGGTGGATCTGGAGCTTTTTAGTTGGGGTTTAAAAGGACAGAAACCTTGA
- a CDS encoding DUF1540 domain-containing protein, which yields MTQEILCEVSSCVHNISRENKCGATQIYVVNNKSKNASNSEETDCKTFEPTD from the coding sequence TTGACGCAAGAAATTTTATGTGAAGTAAGTAGCTGCGTACACAATATAAGTAGGGAAAATAAGTGTGGCGCAACTCAAATTTATGTAGTAAATAATAAAAGCAAGAATGCTTCAAATAGTGAAGAAACGGACTGTAAAACATTTGAACCAACTGACTAA